CTCTCGATCTCGAGCTTCGGCGAGGACGAGGCGGGAGAGCTCTACGTCGTCGATCTGGGCGGGGCGGTCTATCGGTTCGAGCGGGATTCCGACATCGGCCAAGGCGAGCTGGGATCCCGCTGACGAGATAGCTCTCGATTCGTATTCAGACGTGCTGATCGACGAGGATGGGGTTTCCATCGGGGTCGAGGGCGACGAAGCTCGCGGGCCCGGTGGTCGTCTCGTCGGCTTCGGTCACGAGCTTCACCCCTTGTGCTTTCAGCTGGCGCTGCAGCTCGCGAACGTCGGTGAACGCATCGAGCTTTGTGGCGTTCTGGTCCCATCCGGGATTGAAGGTCAAGGTGTTCTTTTCGAACATGCCCTGAAACAGACCGATGACATGTTCGCCATTCTTGAGAATGAACCAGTTTTGCGAGGCATCTCCGAAGAAGACCGTGAAACCGAACTTCTCGTAGAAAGCCCTCGATGCTTCGATATCCTTGACGGCCAAGCTGACCGAGAACGCGCCGAGCTCCATGTTTCACTCCTTTTGAAAGCTAGCCCCGATCCGACGAAAGACTGGTCGGGAGATTGTCGACCCTAGCCTCGGGACGCATGTAGGAGAGAGTGTTGAACCGCCTCGGGCACTTCGATCGGAACGAACCACTCTGCAGGATAGAGGTAGTCTTCTCCACTCTCGTCGACAATGCGAAC
The sequence above is a segment of the Vicinamibacteria bacterium genome. Coding sequences within it:
- a CDS encoding VOC family protein — its product is MELGAFSVSLAVKDIEASRAFYEKFGFTVFFGDASQNWFILKNGEHVIGLFQGMFEKNTLTFNPGWDQNATKLDAFTDVRELQRQLKAQGVKLVTEADETTTGPASFVALDPDGNPILVDQHV